From the genome of Alteromonas stellipolaris:
AGCCTATAATGCTTCCTACCATACCTGCGGTAACAAACAATGTGGCCGATTCAGGCCGCTGCAACACGTACTTCACATAGTAAAGCGCTAGCGTGTTTCGCATCACCATGCCGGTAAGTAACACAATCGCAACCATACAAAGAACACGACACTGGTCATTTTGCCAAATGGCCGCTAGCTGAGTTTTATAGGGTGCAGGCGTTTCATTGGCAGGTTTTACCCGCTCTTTAGTACCAGCAAAGCAAAGTAAAAAAAGTACCATCCCCACTATACTCATCACTATCATAGCGCGCTGATACCCAAGCGCTTCGTTGCCGTTCCCTAAGTAATCAACCAATGGCAACATAAATGATGTCACCAACAGCCCACCACCCATGGCAAATACAAAGCGATAAGATTGGATAGATACGCGTTCTGAGGCATCGGCACTTAACACGCCGCCCAATGCAGAATAAGGAATATTAATGGCCGTATACATTATCATTAGCAGAGCGTAGGTGATAAATGCGTAGTACAACTTACCTTCTTCAGTAAGCCATTCAGGCGAGGTAAACGCCAGCACGCTACATAGCGCAAAAGGCAAAGCCAACCATAATAGATAGGGCCGGTATGCGCCCCACCGCGTTCTTGTTCTATCTGCTAAAGAGCCCATTAAAGGGTCGGTAACGGCATCAAATACGCGAACGAGTAAGAACATGCTCCCTACTGCTGCAGCCGGTATGCCGACAACGTCGGTATAATAAAATGTCAAAAACAGCATGACGGTTTGAAAAATGAAATTACTTGCCGTATCGCCTAACCCGTAGGCAATTTTTTCCTTTGCACTTACCATTGGCTTCACCGTTATCTTTATTATTTTATGCTTTTAATAAATTTCGCATCTATCAGGCTGCGTTTAACGCTTTTCGTCTTTCTTCTAGCAGTTGTTGTAGTCTTATTGCACTGGCTTTTAACGTTCGTTTTTGGGTGTCGTAATCAACGTAAATAATACCGAAGCGTTTCTCATAACCCAGCGCCCATTCAAAATTATCTAACAAGCTCCAAACAAAATAGCCTGTTATATTGACCCCTGCTTCAATTGCATCGGCTACCGCCTGCAAATGGGTGGTTAGATATCGAATACGCTGCTCATCGTTCACGTCACCATCCATTGTTAACGTATCATCACTGGCCAAGCCATTTTCAGTGATAATAAGCGGTGGCAGTTGGTAATCATTATGCAACTGTAGCAGCAAATCAGTTAACCCTTGCGGGTAAACTTCCCAGCCCATTGCGGTAGTTTCACTTCCCTCTGGGGCTGGCAACTGACAAGGGTCTTCAGAGCCATCATCTGTGACTTTAGCGCGAGTGTAATAATTCACACCTAAGTAATCTATTTTCTCAGCAATAATATCCATATCGCCATCGTGAATATCTGGTCGGTGAGCTGCTGGAATCTTATCGATAAGGGCAGGATAACAACCATGTATTAATGGTTTAATGTACCAATCGTTATGATGATCGTGCGCTAATTGTGTGGCACGAATATCTTTTTCATCATTGGTGTTTGGGTAAAACGGCGTAAAATTAAGTACCACGCCGGCCTCAATATTAGGTGCATTTTTGCGTAATACGCGCATGCCTAAACCATGAGCCAGCAACAAATGGTGTATGGCCTTTTTACCAAACTCTTTGCCCACTTTACCCGGAGCATGAATGCCCACTTCATAACCTAAATAAGCACTACAAAAGGGTTCGTTTAATGTGGCATAAGAGAAAACCTTATCACCAAATGCTTTACTCACCACATCTACATACTCAGCAAACGCATAGGCCGTTTTTCTATTTAACCAGCCTCCATCATCTTCTAGATACTGAGGTAAATCCCAGTGATATAGCGTGACATAAGGCTTTATGTTGTTTTGCTTTAGCTTGGCTAGCAAGGCAAGGTAGAAATCGAGCCCTTGCTGATTAATCGAACCATCTTTTTTAATAATTCGTGGCCAGCTAATGGAAAATCGATAAGCGTCTACATTTAACGAATCGATAATACTTAGGTCTTCTTCCAAACGGTTCACATGGTCGCACGCCACCAGCCCATGACTTCCATCGGCAATTTTTCCAGGTGTATTGCAAAACGTATCCCAAATACTTGGCTCCCTGTTTTTTGCATCGCCCTCAATTTGAAATGACGATGTCGCAACCCCCATAGTGAAATTTGAATGCATAAAGGGAGAGCCAGCTTGGGCTAAAATTTCCATGTGTACAAAACCTTATTAGAATATATGTATCAGCGCCTGTAGATAACAGGCGATAAAAAAGTAAATACCACAGGCACTAACAATATTTAGATTGTGTAAAGCCAAGGTTTATTAGCACTTTATATAAGGTG
Proteins encoded in this window:
- a CDS encoding GH1 family beta-glucosidase, producing MEILAQAGSPFMHSNFTMGVATSSFQIEGDAKNREPSIWDTFCNTPGKIADGSHGLVACDHVNRLEEDLSIIDSLNVDAYRFSISWPRIIKKDGSINQQGLDFYLALLAKLKQNNIKPYVTLYHWDLPQYLEDDGGWLNRKTAYAFAEYVDVVSKAFGDKVFSYATLNEPFCSAYLGYEVGIHAPGKVGKEFGKKAIHHLLLAHGLGMRVLRKNAPNIEAGVVLNFTPFYPNTNDEKDIRATQLAHDHHNDWYIKPLIHGCYPALIDKIPAAHRPDIHDGDMDIIAEKIDYLGVNYYTRAKVTDDGSEDPCQLPAPEGSETTAMGWEVYPQGLTDLLLQLHNDYQLPPLIITENGLASDDTLTMDGDVNDEQRIRYLTTHLQAVADAIEAGVNITGYFVWSLLDNFEWALGYEKRFGIIYVDYDTQKRTLKASAIRLQQLLEERRKALNAA
- a CDS encoding glycoside-pentoside-hexuronide (GPH):cation symporter; amino-acid sequence: MVSAKEKIAYGLGDTASNFIFQTVMLFLTFYYTDVVGIPAAAVGSMFLLVRVFDAVTDPLMGSLADRTRTRWGAYRPYLLWLALPFALCSVLAFTSPEWLTEEGKLYYAFITYALLMIMYTAINIPYSALGGVLSADASERVSIQSYRFVFAMGGGLLVTSFMLPLVDYLGNGNEALGYQRAMIVMSIVGMVLFLLCFAGTKERVKPANETPAPYKTQLAAIWQNDQCRVLCMVAIVLLTGMVMRNTLALYYVKYVLQRPESATLFVTAGMVGSIIGCALANPIAKRFCKIKVYTWLQLASAAVCIVNYFVPYQAWFTAIALHFLWGLILQMATPLLWAKIADVVDYGEDKTGLRMTGLTYSTVVFFIKVGLALGGALAGWLLASVNYQPDAFSPDVAKGIVALFCIGPAIASIGVAIIMRWYTLDNQKMMAIQQRLGLTTDDAHRAS